A window of Candidatus Atribacteria bacterium ADurb.Bin276 genomic DNA:
ACGGTGATCTTGTCTGATTCGGGTAAATAGTGGGCTCATCAAACCTTCTCGCAAATTAGAATTTTTTAAATTATGGGTAGCCAGTAGGGATACCGGGCAGGGAGTAAGGTCACCATTTGGTGCAACATGAGCAAAACCACGACCGGCCGAGAGGCAACCTCCAAAAAGTACTTCATCTCCGGGAGAATGAATCAAAAAAATCTGGCAGTGATCACGTATCCATTCAATATAACGATGAAGACGTTCTCGTTCTTCGAAAGTTATTTGTAGCTGACAGTCGTGCTGGCTTGATGGTATGTATTCAAGGAAAAATCCTAGATGGACGCCCATCTTCATAAATTCAGTAAGATTTTCTACCTTTATCCAATAGTCATAATTATTTTTGGTAATCGTTACCGAAATCCCACAGGGAATTCCCCGTTGGATGAGATGGGTTAAAGTTTGCATAGCATGTTGATGAACATTTGTACCTCGCCGGTTATTGGTGTGGTGTTCATCTCCTTCTATACTGACAAAAACCGCTAAGTTGGCGGTATGTGACATGCGATCGAGGTCTTTCTCAGAACAAAGAGTTCCGTTGGTAAATAAAACAAAAAGATTGTTAGGAAAAAGTCGTGGGAGCTCAATGAGATTGGGGAAAAGGAAAGGTTCTCCTCCGGCTAAAACAAATCCGAAAACCCCTAAGTCGTTCGCTTCGCGTATTATTTTTTTCCAGCTATCAAATGAGATTAATGGA
This region includes:
- the albA_2 gene encoding Antilisterial bacteriocin subtilosin biosynthesis protein AlbA encodes the protein MKKTYLALRQLISPFIQYGATITAHLFKHPRYLTAFPRLFFHFQQCKKLRQNELHEGVTVPLFLILSLTKRCNLKCAGCYAHPQETSSPLISFDSWKKIIREANDLGVFGFVLAGGEPFLFPNLIELPRLFPNNLFVLFTNGTLCSEKDLDRMSHTANLAVFVSIEGDEHHTNNRRGTNVHQHAMQTLTHLIQRGIPCGISVTITKNNYDYWIKVENLTEFMKMGVHLGFFLEYIPSSQHDCQLQITFEERERLHRYIEWIRDHCQIFLIHSPGDEVLFGGCLSAGRGFAHVAPNGDLTPCPVSLLATHNLKNSNLREGLMSPLFTRIRQDHRLLETEGSPCALSVHTEELAKLAKEVGAYQNSCW